AGCGCGGCGGCTTCGTTCACGGCCCGGAGCAGCTCCGGCGGCCTGCCGTCCCGCGAGTGGGCGTCCGAGGCGAGCAGGTGGACCATGCGCCTGCGCAGCAGGGACTGGGCGCATTTCCTGGCCGGTCGGCCGAACTGGCCGCAAAGGCTGGAGGCCGTGACCTGGACCAGCGCGCCGAGATCCACCAGGGTCCGGAGCGCCTCCGGATTGCGCTGGACCTCGTGATAGCGTTCGGGATGCGCGATGACGATGCGCGCGCCGAGCAGGCGCAGCTCGAAGAAGAGCGCGTCGAAGCCCTGAGGAATCCCGAAAACGGGGAATTCGACCAGCACGTAATTGGTGTCGTTGATCGTGGACAGCCCGCCTTCGCGGAAAAGGAGCGGCAGCTCCGTGCAGGCGTGGTTTTCCGCGCCGGGCAGCACCGTGATGCGGATGCCTTCGGCGTCGAGCCGTGCGTTCAGCTCCCGGA
This sequence is a window from Paucidesulfovibrio longus DSM 6739. Protein-coding genes within it:
- a CDS encoding tyrosine-protein phosphatase, with product MIDLHSHILPGVDDGPSDMEESLDMCRRAEADGITTMVATPHCFDGIYGISREAVGERVRELNARLDAEGIRITVLPGAENHACTELPLLFREGGLSTINDTNYVLVEFPVFGIPQGFDALFFELRLLGARIVIAHPERYHEVQRNPEALRTLVDLGALVQVTASSLCGQFGRPARKCAQSLLRRRMVHLLASDAHSRDGRPPELLRAVNEAAALLKSEEEACLLVRDNPLAVLLGEELPQNRGAPAKAAGSPIRLAV